A single Eulemur rufifrons isolate Redbay chromosome 9, OSU_ERuf_1, whole genome shotgun sequence DNA region contains:
- the NEURL4 gene encoding neuralized-like protein 4 isoform X2 codes for MAAGSGGSGGSGGGPGPGPGGGGGPGGGGPGPGSTGALGSGGELHPRTGRLVSLSACGRTARRQQPGQEFNHGLVLSREPLRDGRVFTVRIDRKVNSWSGSIEIGVTALDPSVLDFPSSATGLKGGSWVVSGCSVLKDGRSVLEEYGQDLDQLGEGDRVGVERTVAGELRLWVNGRDCGVAATGLPARVWAVVDLYGKCTQITVLPPEPGFSPPTPIPTPPLEPSAPPEDSGLAEQGTSGDEAFMVSQAQARPETFPNSLESHNDFASMELSEVVSNAILSAYNGGLLNVNLSSPPGGDGLASSGAATSPILTSNDALLFHEKCGTLIKLSNNNKTAERRRPLDEFNNGVVMTNRPLRDNEMFEIRIDKLVDKWSGSIEIGVTTHNPNSLEYPATMTNLQSGTIMMSGCGILTNGKGTRREYCEFSLDELQEGDHIGLTRKSNSALHFFINGIDQGVATPLTPPVVYGVVDLYGMAVKVTIVHNNNHSDRLRRNNAILRALSPEGALRRAAPAAQAEPERLLFHPNCGQKAAITHEGRTALRPHATDDFNHGVVLSSRALRDGEVFQVRIDKMVDKWAGSIEIGVTTHNPAYLQLPSTMTNLRSGTWMMTGNGVMHNGTTILDEYGHNLDRLKAGDTVGVVRREDGTLHFFVNGMTQGPAAWNVPPGVYAVVDLYGQAAQATIVDDVEVPPVPEPLPEGNNQVSPSSPSSGAGGSDLRFHQLHGSNAVITNGGRTALRHNCRSEFNDAIVISNRALRDGELFEIVIQKMVDRWSGSIEAGVTAIRPEDLEFPNTMTDIDYDTWMLSGTAIMQDGNTMRNNYGCDLDALGTGARIGMMRTAKGDLHYFINGQDQGAACSGLPPEVYAVVDLYGQCVQVSITSATGPMDNSLATSNTATEKSFPLHSPVAGVAHRFHSTCGKNVTLEEDGTRAVRAAGYAHGLVFSTKELKAEEVFEVKVEELDEKWAGSLRLGLTTLVPGEMGPGAGSGLGLPPSLPELRTKTTWMVSNCEVRRDGQLQRMNYGRNLERLGVGSRVGIRRGADDTMHILVDGEDMGPAATGVAKNVWAVLDLYGPVRSVSIVSSTRLEEPEGTHPPSPSSDTGSEGEEEDEGEEHGLEGQNQVGIMPTALEFLENHGKNILLSNGNRTATRVASYNQGIVVISQPLVPQLLVQVRIDFLNRQWTSSLVLGVITCPPERLNFPASACALKRAAWLLRGHGVFHNGLKICEKFGPNLDTCPEGTILGLRLDSSGGLHLHVNGVDQGVAVPDVPQPCHALVDLYGQCEQVTIVSPEPGAASGKSAGTQGDMEKADMVDGIKESVCWGPPPAASPLKSCEYHALCSRFQELLLLPEDYFMPPPKRSLCYCESCRKLRGDEAHRRRGEPPREYALPFGWCRFNLRVNPRLEAGTLTKKWHMAYHGSNVAAVRRVLDRGELGAGTASILSCRPLKGEPGVGFEEPGENCAPPREEQPPPVLLSPSLQYAGAETLASKVQFRDPKYQRTHQAQVAFQVCVRPGSYTPGPPSAALGEPPDPHFSPAELEWVTKEKGATLLYALLVRVE; via the exons GTCAACTCCTGGAGTGGCTCCATCGAGATTGGGGTGACGGCGCTGGACCCTAGTGTGTTGGACTTCCCAAGCAGTGCCACGGGGCTGAAGGGGGGCTCGTGGGTAGTGTCCGGCTGCTCGGTGCTGAAAGATGGACGCTCTGTGCTGGAGGAGTATGGTCAGGATTTGGACCAGCTTGGCGAAGGGGACCGTGTGGGCGTGGAACGTACAGTTGCTGGGGAGCTGCGGCTCTGGGTGAATGGGCGGGATTGTGGTGTGGCCGCCACAGGCCTGCCTGCTCGTGTCTGGGCCGTCGTGGACCTTTATGGCAAGTGCACCCAGATCACCGTGCTACCCCCTGAGCCAGGCTTCAGCCCCCCTACTCCCATCCCCACACCTCCCCTCGAGCCCTCGGCCCCCCCTGAAGACTCTGGCTTGGCTGAACAGGGGACCTCTGGGGATGAAG CCTTCATGGTGTCCCAAGCGCAGGCCCGGCCGGAGACGTTTCCTAACAGCCTTGAGTCGCATAATG ACTTTGCCAGCATGGAGCTGTCTGAGGTGGTGAGCAACGCCATCCTGTCTGCCTACAACGGGGGGCTCCTGAATGTGAACCTGAGCTCCCCACCGGGAGGGGATGGGCTGGCATCTAGTGGTGCTGCCACCTCACCCATCCTCACTTCCAATGACGCCCTACTCTTTCACGAGAAGTGTGGGACCCTCATCAAACTAAGCAACAATAATAAGACAGCTGAGCGCCGGCGGCCCCTGGATGAATTCAACAATGGGGTTGTCATGACCAACCGCCCACTTCGGGACAATGAAATGTTTGAG ATCCGTATCGACAAGCTCGTAGATAAGTGGTCAGGCTCCATCGAGATTGGTGTCACCACTCATAACCCCAACAGTTTGGAGTACCCGGCCACCATGACCAACCTCCAGTCAG GCACTATCATGATGAGTGGCTGTGGCATCCTGACCAACGGCAAGGGCACCCGACGGGAGTACTGTGAATTCAGTCTGGATGAGCTGCAG GAGGGTGACCACATTGGCCTCACGAGGAAGTCCAACTCTGCCCTGCACTTCTTCATTAATGGCATTGATCAGG GAGTGGCTACCCCTTTGACACCCCCAGTGGTGTATGGTGTGGTGGACTTGTACGGGATGGCAGTGAAGGTGACCATCGTTCACAACAACAACCACAGCGACCGTCTCCGCCGGAACAATGCCATCCTGCGGGCGCTGTCCCCAGAGGGCGCTCTCCGCCgtgctgctcctgctgcccagGCAGAACCTGAGCGCCTGCTCTTCCACCCTAACTGTGGGCAGAAGGCAGCCATCACCCACGAGGGACGCACTGCCCTGAGGCCCCA TGCCACCGATGACTTCAATCACGGCGTGGTACTGAGCAGCAGAGCCCTGCGGGATGGAGAGGTGTTCCAGGTGCGCATTGACAAGATGGTGGACAAATGGGCTGGTTCCATTGAGATTGGTGTCACCACCCATAACCCTGCCTACCTCCAGTTGCCTTCCACCATGACCAACTTGCGCTCTG GGACCTGGATGATGACTGGGAATGGGGTGATGCACAACGGGACAACCATCCTAGATGAATATGGGCACAACCTGGACCGCCTCAAG GCAGGGGACACGGTAGGTGTGGTGCGGCGGGAGGACGGAACTCTCCACTTCTTTGTCAATGGAATGACGCAGGGCCCTGCTGCCTGGAATGTGCCCCCGGGTGTCTATGCTGTTGTGGATCTCTACGGCCAGGCGGCCCAGGCCACCATTGTGGATGACGTGG AGGTGCCTCCAGTCCCTGAACCACTCCCAGAGGGGAACAACCAAGTGTCTCCAAGCTCCCCTTCttcaggggctgggggctccgACCTGCGCTTCCACCAGCTGCATGGCAGTAATGCAGTCATCACTAATGGGGGCCGCACTGCACTTCGCCACAACTGCCGCAGCGAGTTCAATGACGCCATTGTCATCTCCAACCG GGCCCTGCGGGATGGAGAGCTGTTTGAAATTGTCATTCAGAAGATGGTGGACCGCTGGTCAGGCTCAATTGAGGCTG gagTGACTGCTATTCGGCCTGAAGACCTGGAATTCCCCAACACTATGACAGACATTGACTATGATACATGGATGCTGAG TGGCACAGCCATCATGCAAGATGGTAACACGATGCGCAACAACTATGGGTGTGACCTGGACGCACTGGGTACAGGTGCACGAATTGGCATGATGCGAACTGCCAAGGGTGATCTGCACTACTTCATCAATGGCCAGGACCAAGGCGCCGCCTGCTCAGGCTTGCCTCCGG AGGTGTATGCAGTAGTGGATCTCTATGGCCAGTGCGTCCAAGTGTCCATCACCAGTGCCACTGGCCCCATGGACAACAGCCTGGCGACCAGCAACACTGCCACTGAGAAGTCATTCCCCCTGCACTCCCCAG TGGCTGGCGTGGCTCACCGATTCCATAGTACTTGTGGCAAAAATGTCACTCTGGAGGAGGATGGCACAAGGGCAGTACGTGCGGCTGGCTATGCTCATGGCCTTGTTTTCAGCACCAAGGAGCTCAAGGCTGAGGAAGTCTTTGAG GTGAAAGTGGAGGAGCTGGATGAGAAGTGGGCAGGTTCCCTCCGGCTGGGGCTGACTACACTAGTGCCAGGGGAGATGGGCCCTGGAGCAGGCAgtggcctggggctgcctccctccctgccagagCTCCGGACTAAGACCACTTGGATGGTGTCCAACTGTGAAGTGAGGCGTGATGGGCAGCTCCAGAGGATGAACTATGGCCGGAACCTAGAGAGGCTGGGG GTGGGGAGCCGTGTGGGCATTCGTCGGGGGGCAGATGACACAATGCACATCCTGGTAGATGGAGAGGATATGGGGCCTGCAGCCACTGGCGTTGCCAAG AATGTGTGGGCTGTGTTGGATCTCTACGGGCCAGTACGCAGTGTGTCTATTGTCAGTTCCACAAGGCTGGAGGAGCCAGAAGGCACccatcctccttcccccagctcGGACACTGGCAGTGAGGGcgaggaggaagatgagggcGAGGAGCATGGCCTGGAA GGCCAGAATCAGGTGGGTATTATGCCCACAGCCCTTGAGTTCCTGGAGAACCACGGGAAGAATATCCTCTTGTCCAATGGGAACCGTACGGCCACTCGGGTGGCCAGCTACAATCAAGGCATTGTTGTCATCAGCCAGCCCCTGGTGCCCCAGCTGCTGGTCCAG GTGCGAATAGACTTCCTGAACCGACAGTGGACATCTTCCCTTGTCCTGGGAGTTATCACCTGCCCGCCCGAGAGGCTCAacttccctgcctctgcctgtgCCCTCAAACGGGCAGCCTGGCTGCTGCGGGGCCACGGGGTCTTCCACAACGGTCTCAAG ATCTGTGAGAAGTTTGGGCCAAATCTGGACACGTGTCCTGAAGGCACCATCCTGGGACTGCGGCTGGACAGCTCTGGGGGGCTGCATCTCCACGTCAATGGGGTGGACCAGGGGGTGGCTGTTCCAGAtgtgccccagccctgccatgcACTCGTGGACCTCTATGGGCAGTGTGAGCAG GTGACAATCGTGAGCCCTGAACCAGGGGCTGCCAGTGGAAAGAGTGCTGGAACCCAAGGGGACATGGAGAAAGCAGACATGGTGGATG GTATCAAGGAGAGTGTGTGCTGGGGTCCACCGCCTGCTGCTAGCCCTCTAAAGAGCTGCGAGTACCATGCCCTTTGCTCCCGTTTCCAAGaactgctgctgcttcctg AGGATTATTTCATGCCTCCACCGAAGCGTAGCTTGTGCTACTGTGAGTCTTGCCGGAAGCTGCGAGGAGACGAGGCCCATAGGCGCCGAGGGGAGCCTCCCCGGGAATATGCCTTGCCCTTTGGCTGGTGCAGGTTTAACCTCAG GGTGAATCCCCGCCTGGAGGCAGGGACACTAACCAAGAAGTGGCACATGGCGTATCATGGGAGTAATGTGGCAGCCGTACGGAGGGTGCTAGACCGAGGGGAGCTGGGAGCAG GCACTGCCTCCATCCTGAGCTGCCGGCCATTGAAGGGAGAGCCTGGGGTAGGGTTTGAGGAGCCTGGTGAGAACTGTGCACCTCCTCGGGAAGAGCAGCCCCCACCTGTGCTGCTCTCCCCCTCTCTTCAATATGCTGGGGCCGAGACCCTGGCCTCCAAAGTGCA ATTCCGGGACCCCAAATACCAGCGGACGCACCAGGCTCAGGTGGCGTTCCAAGTGTGCGTGCGCCCTGGCTCCTACACCCCTGGGCCCCCTTCTGCTGCCCTTGGAGAACCTCCTGACCCTCACTTCAGTCCAGCCGAACTTGAATGGGTCACTAAGGAGAAGGGGGCCACACTCCTCTATGCCCTGCTGGTACGGGTGGAATGA
- the NEURL4 gene encoding neuralized-like protein 4 isoform X1, translated as MAAGSGGSGGSGGGPGPGPGGGGGPGGGGPGPGSTGALGSGGELHPRTGRLVSLSACGRTARRQQPGQEFNHGLVLSREPLRDGRVFTVRIDRKVNSWSGSIEIGVTALDPSVLDFPSSATGLKGGSWVVSGCSVLKDGRSVLEEYGQDLDQLGEGDRVGVERTVAGELRLWVNGRDCGVAATGLPARVWAVVDLYGKCTQITVLPPEPGFSPPTPIPTPPLEPSAPPEDSGLAEQGTSGDEAFMVSQAQARPETFPNSLESHNDFASMELSEVVSNAILSAYNGGLLNVNLSSPPGGDGLASSGAATSPILTSNDALLFHEKCGTLIKLSNNNKTAERRRPLDEFNNGVVMTNRPLRDNEMFEIRIDKLVDKWSGSIEIGVTTHNPNSLEYPATMTNLQSGTIMMSGCGILTNGKGTRREYCEFSLDELQEGDHIGLTRKSNSALHFFINGIDQGVATPLTPPVVYGVVDLYGMAVKVTIVHNNNHSDRLRRNNAILRALSPEGALRRAAPAAQAEPERLLFHPNCGQKAAITHEGRTALRPHATDDFNHGVVLSSRALRDGEVFQVRIDKMVDKWAGSIEIGVTTHNPAYLQLPSTMTNLRSGTWMMTGNGVMHNGTTILDEYGHNLDRLKAGDTVGVVRREDGTLHFFVNGMTQGPAAWNVPPGVYAVVDLYGQAAQATIVDDVEVPPVPEPLPEGNNQVSPSSPSSGAGGSDLRFHQLHGSNAVITNGGRTALRHNCRSEFNDAIVISNRALRDGELFEIVIQKMVDRWSGSIEAGVTAIRPEDLEFPNTMTDIDYDTWMLSGTAIMQDGNTMRNNYGCDLDALGTGARIGMMRTAKGDLHYFINGQDQGAACSGLPPGKEVYAVVDLYGQCVQVSITSATGPMDNSLATSNTATEKSFPLHSPVAGVAHRFHSTCGKNVTLEEDGTRAVRAAGYAHGLVFSTKELKAEEVFEVKVEELDEKWAGSLRLGLTTLVPGEMGPGAGSGLGLPPSLPELRTKTTWMVSNCEVRRDGQLQRMNYGRNLERLGVGSRVGIRRGADDTMHILVDGEDMGPAATGVAKNVWAVLDLYGPVRSVSIVSSTRLEEPEGTHPPSPSSDTGSEGEEEDEGEEHGLEGQNQVGIMPTALEFLENHGKNILLSNGNRTATRVASYNQGIVVISQPLVPQLLVQVRIDFLNRQWTSSLVLGVITCPPERLNFPASACALKRAAWLLRGHGVFHNGLKICEKFGPNLDTCPEGTILGLRLDSSGGLHLHVNGVDQGVAVPDVPQPCHALVDLYGQCEQVTIVSPEPGAASGKSAGTQGDMEKADMVDGIKESVCWGPPPAASPLKSCEYHALCSRFQELLLLPEDYFMPPPKRSLCYCESCRKLRGDEAHRRRGEPPREYALPFGWCRFNLRVNPRLEAGTLTKKWHMAYHGSNVAAVRRVLDRGELGAGTASILSCRPLKGEPGVGFEEPGENCAPPREEQPPPVLLSPSLQYAGAETLASKVQFRDPKYQRTHQAQVAFQVCVRPGSYTPGPPSAALGEPPDPHFSPAELEWVTKEKGATLLYALLVRVE; from the exons GTCAACTCCTGGAGTGGCTCCATCGAGATTGGGGTGACGGCGCTGGACCCTAGTGTGTTGGACTTCCCAAGCAGTGCCACGGGGCTGAAGGGGGGCTCGTGGGTAGTGTCCGGCTGCTCGGTGCTGAAAGATGGACGCTCTGTGCTGGAGGAGTATGGTCAGGATTTGGACCAGCTTGGCGAAGGGGACCGTGTGGGCGTGGAACGTACAGTTGCTGGGGAGCTGCGGCTCTGGGTGAATGGGCGGGATTGTGGTGTGGCCGCCACAGGCCTGCCTGCTCGTGTCTGGGCCGTCGTGGACCTTTATGGCAAGTGCACCCAGATCACCGTGCTACCCCCTGAGCCAGGCTTCAGCCCCCCTACTCCCATCCCCACACCTCCCCTCGAGCCCTCGGCCCCCCCTGAAGACTCTGGCTTGGCTGAACAGGGGACCTCTGGGGATGAAG CCTTCATGGTGTCCCAAGCGCAGGCCCGGCCGGAGACGTTTCCTAACAGCCTTGAGTCGCATAATG ACTTTGCCAGCATGGAGCTGTCTGAGGTGGTGAGCAACGCCATCCTGTCTGCCTACAACGGGGGGCTCCTGAATGTGAACCTGAGCTCCCCACCGGGAGGGGATGGGCTGGCATCTAGTGGTGCTGCCACCTCACCCATCCTCACTTCCAATGACGCCCTACTCTTTCACGAGAAGTGTGGGACCCTCATCAAACTAAGCAACAATAATAAGACAGCTGAGCGCCGGCGGCCCCTGGATGAATTCAACAATGGGGTTGTCATGACCAACCGCCCACTTCGGGACAATGAAATGTTTGAG ATCCGTATCGACAAGCTCGTAGATAAGTGGTCAGGCTCCATCGAGATTGGTGTCACCACTCATAACCCCAACAGTTTGGAGTACCCGGCCACCATGACCAACCTCCAGTCAG GCACTATCATGATGAGTGGCTGTGGCATCCTGACCAACGGCAAGGGCACCCGACGGGAGTACTGTGAATTCAGTCTGGATGAGCTGCAG GAGGGTGACCACATTGGCCTCACGAGGAAGTCCAACTCTGCCCTGCACTTCTTCATTAATGGCATTGATCAGG GAGTGGCTACCCCTTTGACACCCCCAGTGGTGTATGGTGTGGTGGACTTGTACGGGATGGCAGTGAAGGTGACCATCGTTCACAACAACAACCACAGCGACCGTCTCCGCCGGAACAATGCCATCCTGCGGGCGCTGTCCCCAGAGGGCGCTCTCCGCCgtgctgctcctgctgcccagGCAGAACCTGAGCGCCTGCTCTTCCACCCTAACTGTGGGCAGAAGGCAGCCATCACCCACGAGGGACGCACTGCCCTGAGGCCCCA TGCCACCGATGACTTCAATCACGGCGTGGTACTGAGCAGCAGAGCCCTGCGGGATGGAGAGGTGTTCCAGGTGCGCATTGACAAGATGGTGGACAAATGGGCTGGTTCCATTGAGATTGGTGTCACCACCCATAACCCTGCCTACCTCCAGTTGCCTTCCACCATGACCAACTTGCGCTCTG GGACCTGGATGATGACTGGGAATGGGGTGATGCACAACGGGACAACCATCCTAGATGAATATGGGCACAACCTGGACCGCCTCAAG GCAGGGGACACGGTAGGTGTGGTGCGGCGGGAGGACGGAACTCTCCACTTCTTTGTCAATGGAATGACGCAGGGCCCTGCTGCCTGGAATGTGCCCCCGGGTGTCTATGCTGTTGTGGATCTCTACGGCCAGGCGGCCCAGGCCACCATTGTGGATGACGTGG AGGTGCCTCCAGTCCCTGAACCACTCCCAGAGGGGAACAACCAAGTGTCTCCAAGCTCCCCTTCttcaggggctgggggctccgACCTGCGCTTCCACCAGCTGCATGGCAGTAATGCAGTCATCACTAATGGGGGCCGCACTGCACTTCGCCACAACTGCCGCAGCGAGTTCAATGACGCCATTGTCATCTCCAACCG GGCCCTGCGGGATGGAGAGCTGTTTGAAATTGTCATTCAGAAGATGGTGGACCGCTGGTCAGGCTCAATTGAGGCTG gagTGACTGCTATTCGGCCTGAAGACCTGGAATTCCCCAACACTATGACAGACATTGACTATGATACATGGATGCTGAG TGGCACAGCCATCATGCAAGATGGTAACACGATGCGCAACAACTATGGGTGTGACCTGGACGCACTGGGTACAGGTGCACGAATTGGCATGATGCGAACTGCCAAGGGTGATCTGCACTACTTCATCAATGGCCAGGACCAAGGCGCCGCCTGCTCAGGCTTGCCTCCGGGTAAAG AGGTGTATGCAGTAGTGGATCTCTATGGCCAGTGCGTCCAAGTGTCCATCACCAGTGCCACTGGCCCCATGGACAACAGCCTGGCGACCAGCAACACTGCCACTGAGAAGTCATTCCCCCTGCACTCCCCAG TGGCTGGCGTGGCTCACCGATTCCATAGTACTTGTGGCAAAAATGTCACTCTGGAGGAGGATGGCACAAGGGCAGTACGTGCGGCTGGCTATGCTCATGGCCTTGTTTTCAGCACCAAGGAGCTCAAGGCTGAGGAAGTCTTTGAG GTGAAAGTGGAGGAGCTGGATGAGAAGTGGGCAGGTTCCCTCCGGCTGGGGCTGACTACACTAGTGCCAGGGGAGATGGGCCCTGGAGCAGGCAgtggcctggggctgcctccctccctgccagagCTCCGGACTAAGACCACTTGGATGGTGTCCAACTGTGAAGTGAGGCGTGATGGGCAGCTCCAGAGGATGAACTATGGCCGGAACCTAGAGAGGCTGGGG GTGGGGAGCCGTGTGGGCATTCGTCGGGGGGCAGATGACACAATGCACATCCTGGTAGATGGAGAGGATATGGGGCCTGCAGCCACTGGCGTTGCCAAG AATGTGTGGGCTGTGTTGGATCTCTACGGGCCAGTACGCAGTGTGTCTATTGTCAGTTCCACAAGGCTGGAGGAGCCAGAAGGCACccatcctccttcccccagctcGGACACTGGCAGTGAGGGcgaggaggaagatgagggcGAGGAGCATGGCCTGGAA GGCCAGAATCAGGTGGGTATTATGCCCACAGCCCTTGAGTTCCTGGAGAACCACGGGAAGAATATCCTCTTGTCCAATGGGAACCGTACGGCCACTCGGGTGGCCAGCTACAATCAAGGCATTGTTGTCATCAGCCAGCCCCTGGTGCCCCAGCTGCTGGTCCAG GTGCGAATAGACTTCCTGAACCGACAGTGGACATCTTCCCTTGTCCTGGGAGTTATCACCTGCCCGCCCGAGAGGCTCAacttccctgcctctgcctgtgCCCTCAAACGGGCAGCCTGGCTGCTGCGGGGCCACGGGGTCTTCCACAACGGTCTCAAG ATCTGTGAGAAGTTTGGGCCAAATCTGGACACGTGTCCTGAAGGCACCATCCTGGGACTGCGGCTGGACAGCTCTGGGGGGCTGCATCTCCACGTCAATGGGGTGGACCAGGGGGTGGCTGTTCCAGAtgtgccccagccctgccatgcACTCGTGGACCTCTATGGGCAGTGTGAGCAG GTGACAATCGTGAGCCCTGAACCAGGGGCTGCCAGTGGAAAGAGTGCTGGAACCCAAGGGGACATGGAGAAAGCAGACATGGTGGATG GTATCAAGGAGAGTGTGTGCTGGGGTCCACCGCCTGCTGCTAGCCCTCTAAAGAGCTGCGAGTACCATGCCCTTTGCTCCCGTTTCCAAGaactgctgctgcttcctg AGGATTATTTCATGCCTCCACCGAAGCGTAGCTTGTGCTACTGTGAGTCTTGCCGGAAGCTGCGAGGAGACGAGGCCCATAGGCGCCGAGGGGAGCCTCCCCGGGAATATGCCTTGCCCTTTGGCTGGTGCAGGTTTAACCTCAG GGTGAATCCCCGCCTGGAGGCAGGGACACTAACCAAGAAGTGGCACATGGCGTATCATGGGAGTAATGTGGCAGCCGTACGGAGGGTGCTAGACCGAGGGGAGCTGGGAGCAG GCACTGCCTCCATCCTGAGCTGCCGGCCATTGAAGGGAGAGCCTGGGGTAGGGTTTGAGGAGCCTGGTGAGAACTGTGCACCTCCTCGGGAAGAGCAGCCCCCACCTGTGCTGCTCTCCCCCTCTCTTCAATATGCTGGGGCCGAGACCCTGGCCTCCAAAGTGCA ATTCCGGGACCCCAAATACCAGCGGACGCACCAGGCTCAGGTGGCGTTCCAAGTGTGCGTGCGCCCTGGCTCCTACACCCCTGGGCCCCCTTCTGCTGCCCTTGGAGAACCTCCTGACCCTCACTTCAGTCCAGCCGAACTTGAATGGGTCACTAAGGAGAAGGGGGCCACACTCCTCTATGCCCTGCTGGTACGGGTGGAATGA